In the Mobula birostris isolate sMobBir1 chromosome 25, sMobBir1.hap1, whole genome shotgun sequence genome, CATACCTAATTGTAGACAGCCGCTCTCTAACCCCCTTCAGACATTGGAAACAATTGTCCAAAACTCCAGGAATCATAAACAATTCAATGGAAGAATCTCCATCATTTAACCTCCTTATGTGTACCTTTTGCCACCCAGACTTGTGTCCATACTTGGGTCATTTCAAGCTAACTTGGGTCATGGTGGTGAGGTCATTTCCCCCCTTCACAAACACAGCCAATGCTTTCAATGTGGTGTCAGTTTTACAAAATGGTGCgtagccagctggtggcgtagtggtatcggcaccagactttgaggcaaACGGTCCTGAGTTCAGATCCAGCAGGCTCCTTGCTAGATTGAGCAAAAAAAATGCTGCTCAGTGCGCCACATGGTGTGAAAAGAAACAACAACAAAATGGAGCATAGGAAAAGGAAATAAATGGCAGTAAATATCAATCCCTTCAAACCTCTTACCAGAGAGTACTAAAGGGGTGAAATACTGATAGTCTCACTGGCTATAATGCTGAGATGGTTAACAGAATCACGGGTGAAGTTTGTTAGCTTTAGGACAGtccttttatattttgtgctaaaaCTATTCATATTTCTGCTAGTTTTTGATGTTGCGCACCAACTATTATGACTTTTACAGAAACTCCAGAAGAGACGGCAGAGTCGCAGTGAGTTCCTGGTGGTCACTCCTTCAAAGTCCGAAACTCCTCGAACACCTGGGAGTGGTTCAAAGAAGAGAACACCACGCAGGACCCCTCGCAGCACAGAGGGGAGGCTCCGCGGGACCCCACCCAGCGGGAGACGCACTCCTGGCAGTTCAAAGGCCAGCTGGAGGGATGTTGGCCCTCCAGGCCAACTAGGCAAGGATGGGCTCCCTTTGAGAAGGTCGATTAGATCTGCTGCATTGAAGAGTCCCTATGGCACACCGAGGGTCATTAGCAGGCAAAGGTACAACCAAACAATCTAGCTTAAATGGAGCAGCTAGACGTGTGTGTGAAATGCATCAAAAGTGGTTGAGGACATCTTGATCAAATATTTTGAATGAAAGGAATTTGgggccccccccaaaaaaaattgaCATTTTATGCGGGATGAATTTGTGCTGTAAATATTGAAGCAATAAAAAGCCTCGCTGTGTTGGCggggcttgagttacaaggaaagattaatTAGGCTGTGTCTTTTCCCTGAAGTGAAGGAGTCTGAGAGGTAACATGACAGAGCTATATAAAATTGTGAGGCATAGTCAAGATGGGCATCCAAAGCAGGAGGATATGGACTAAAGTTGAGGGGGAGAATGTTTGAAGGGGATTTGTGAGGTAATTCTTTTCACATAGTAATTAAGGGTGGTGGGGGTAATGTTCTAGAAGGACATCTCAGTGAAGTTGGTGGAAGCAGGATGAGTAACAGGGGCATCTAGACAGGTATTTGAGCAGGACACAGAACCACACACTATTGCCTCTGGTAATGTTGCCAGCAGCACTCAGTAGGTGAAGAGCTGGAATCAGAAGGGTCATTATAAAACAGTTTAACTTGAGAGAAATAGCACAAAACTGGGAGCACTCATCGGGACAGAAAGTGTCTGTGGACAAAGAAACAGGGTTAACAGTTTTGTCATTGACTTTCCATCAGTTCCTATTTCTTGGTATTTGCAGTTCTGGTGAAAGATCAGCTTTGTCACCTGTGCATTGATACACAGTGAAATGCCAaagcaaatcagcaaggattgtgctggacagCCTGCAGTGTCAGCACACTTTGGAATttgagaggaaattggagcacccagaggaaacccacatggttacggggagaacatacaaactccttgcaggcggTGGCACTCTAATGGTGTTATGCTAGCTGCTACACTGTGTGCCACAGCAGTGTTTTCAACCTGGAACGTTGCTCCTGTAtcttttctccacagatgctgccagatcgCTAGAGGTCTTGCACAAAGTTACTTTTATTCCAGatctgcagtgtttttttttttcttttcccagaagtttttgttgcatgttatcTGCTGGACATTTCCTTTTGTCACAGTAGTCACCTTGGTCCATTTAGTTAAACTGTTGCTGATCTGGGTAGCTCGCCATCACAGATCTGTGATCACACTGATCACACACAGTTTCTGTTTTAAATAGTAGCATTTATTTCATAATAATGTTCAACCAAACACAGTAGGAAGGAGGAAAAGATAGATTGCATCCTGTTGTTTTATCTTGTACAATTTGATTGTGTTATCTATTGTTCTGCTCTTAGTGCCTGATTTCGGCAATGCTGGACCAACCCAGCATCTACAAACAGGAAAAAATAGTGGCATTGTTAAATTAATCTTAAATCGTGTAAAGAACAAATATCCATATCCTGAGTGAGTAAATCATATCTGTGTTTATAATGCACTCCTGTTCCTGTTGTGCATGCTGGCCCCATGTATTACTGCTGGACAATGTGTTCTTCAGAGAAAGAGTCCAATACAGTTTGAGTGAGCACTCTGTATATCTATCTAACCTGAACTCTAATCTCATTGGCGAAGCCCAGGACCAGAGATGTGAGGTTTTCTGACATGCCCATCATTATCTGCCCCCTAAACCCCCAGCCCTCTTTATCAGGTATCTAAAGAGGAGTGCAAGACCTTTGGGCACCTAGAAATTAAGGATGCACTAGGATTAATTGGTTCACTGATCAACATTTGCAATTGGTACCGTTTCTGTTTTAAATAGTAGTATTTATTTCATAATAGTGTTCAACCAAGCACAGTAGGAAGGACAAAAATATAGATTGCATCCTGTTTGGCTTTTAAAATAGATTTATCAGTGTCTGAATTTCCTAACGCATTGGAATAGGCATTCCTCTTCAGGGCCGTGGCTCCACTCCCACATTCCTGCTAGGAAATCAGATCACTGAATGAATTCCAGGAAGTCCACTGGAGGACTCCTTCACCCTGCATTCGATAGGTTGCTTAAAAATTGTTGCTCATGGAGAATGAAGTTTCCTGAAGAAATTAATCTTTTGAAGGTCATCAGTAGATTAACAAAACAGCTGCCTTTTACTTGACTTTCTTTCTTGATGCATCTTAACATGATAAAAGTATAAAGTTTTTAATCCACATAAAATCTGTATGCATTATCTGTTAACAGACAGTTTGACCGAGATCTAGAAACTGTGTCCTTTGGAATTGGCCAGTTAAAACGTCTGTCCCAGGTTTTTGATGAAGCCATTACCAAGGAAGAAAGGTACTGCATAGTTAATATACATATTTCTCAAATTATCtcttctccaccccctccccaacaaTTTATGCTTTTATATATTAATTTTATGAATTTGTACAGCTTTAAGACAATGGTCCTGACACAactgccccatcacacaacaGCTGAGTGAAAAGATGAGGGTTTAGCTTGAGAATATAAAGTggcatttttaaaaatgaaaagtaaCTTTAAAACTGATGATCGGAGAAAATAAGATTAAGAAATTAAAGACTATCTATAATGGATCTCACTCTTAACCCTCCATCTAAAATGGGTAACTTGTGCCAATGCCTGTGTAGTGGTTGTGGTTTGTTGGTTATCTTCAGGCATACAGTGCTTAACTAATTCATTGGGTTGAAAAAATCCGTAAACAGGAGACTCCACTTGTGCTCAACCTCCTGGTTGTTAATGGATAATTTTAACATTACTCTGGCTCCACTAAAGATTCCACAGATTTGAGGGTGGTTAAAAGAGAATATAAAAGACACTAGTTTAATTTACCCCTGATTCATTGATTGTTTGTAGCATTCCTTTAATACTGTGCACTTCAGCTCCTCATTACCACAGCCTGATGACATAAGAATCCCTCATTCTTAAGATAAAATTCCCCTTAAATGACATCTAAAGCTCTGAGACTATCTTTGTAACTATAGTTATttactgttgttttttttttaaatcttcatgAAATTAATGGGAGGTTACTACAAGTTAATTTTAAAAGAAAATGCTTCACTTCTGCTTGTATGATTATCATAGCGATGATGGCCCTTGTTATTGGCCCACCTTAAAGCATTGTACTTCATCTATTCTGGCATCTTGGAGGGGTCATCTAGTCAGTGTGGGTGAAgaaagaaacaggaagggagcagtcacTCTATTTCCTCCTCCCAAAAAAAGATATTGAGCTGCAGATagaagcagattttggaaagatgaaaaaaaaataacagggttgttgtcatgggtgactttagtTTTGCTAATACTGAGTTGCAACTCCTTGGTGCAAAAgaattagatggggtggaatttgttagaaacatagacatagaaacatagaaaataggtgcaggagtaggccatttggcccttccggcctgcaccgccatttattatgatcatggctgatcatccaactcagaaccctgccccagccttccctccataccccctgatccccgtagccacaagggccatatctaactccctcttaaatatagccaatgaactggcctcaactgtttcctgtggcagagaattccacagattcaccactctctgtgtgaagaagtttttcctaatcttggtcctaaaaggcttcccctttatcctcaaactgtgacccctcgttctggacttccccaacatcgggaacaatcttcctgcatctagcctgtccaatccctttaggattttatacgtttcaatcagattccccctcaatcttctaaattccaacaagtacaagcccagttcatccagtctttcttcatatgaaagtcctgccatcccagtaatcaatctggtgaaccttctttgtactccctctatggcaaggatgtcttccctcagattaggggaccaaaactgcacacaatactccaggtgtggtctcaccaaagccttgtacaactgcagtagtacctccctgctcctgtactcgaatcctctcgctataaatgccagcataccattcgcctttttcaccgcctgctgtacctgcatgcccactttcaatgactggtgtataatgacacccaggtctcgttgcacatccccttttcctaatcggccaccattcagataataatctgttttcctatttttgccaccaaagtggataacttcacatttatccacattaaattgcatctgccatgaatttgcccactcacctaacctacccaagtcactctgcatcttcttagcatcctcctcacagctaacactgccacccagctttgtgtcatccgcaaacttggagatgctgcatttaattccctcatccaagtcattaatatatattgtaaacaactggggtcccagcactgagccttacggtaccccactagtcaccgcctgccattctgaaaaggtcctgtttattcccactctttgcttcctgtctgctaaccaattctctatccacatcaataccttatctccaacaccgtgtgctttaagtttgcacactaatctcctgtgtgggaccttgtcaaaagccttttgaaaatccaaatataccacatccactggttctcccccatccactctaccagttatatcctcaaaaaattctatgagattcatcagacatgattttcctttcacaaatctatgctgactttgtccgatgatttcaccgcttttcaAATGTGCTCAGGAAGGATGCTCGACATAATGAGTAGACTAGGCAATGGAATTAGTCAGGTGACAGCTTTTGATGGGTGAATGTTTTGGAAAAAGTACCCACAATTCCCTGACCATGGACATGAATAGAAGCAGACAGTATGGGAAAGAATTTAATTTGGGAAGCAGGATtttgatgctattaggcaggtaCTTGGACCTTAAATTGGGAATGGATacactcagggaaatgcacgatGGAAATGTGGGGTTCTTAGTAGGGAGCACTTGTATGCGGTTCTTAATTGTCTGCCCCATTTGAGTCAGGCTTAATGCGAGATGTGGAACatagagagaaaacagggaattatagaccggttagcctgacgtcggtggtgggaaagatgctggagtcaattataaaagatgaaattgcaacacatctggatagtaaataacaggattggtccgagtcatcatggatttatgaaggggaaatcgtgcttgactaatcttctggaattttttgaggatgtaactatgaaaattgacaagggagagccagtggatgtagtgtacctggactttcagaaagcctttgataaagtcccacatgggagattagtgggcaaaattagggcacatggtattgggggcagagcactgacatggattgaaaattggctggctgacagaaaacaaagagtagcgattaacgggtccctttcggaatggcaggcagtgaccagtggggtactgcagggttcagtgctgggaccgcagctgtttacaatatatattaatgatttagataagggaattaaaagtaacattagcaaatttgccgattacacaaagctgggtggcagtgtgaaatgtaaggaggatgttacgagaatgcagggtgacttggacaggctgggtgagtgggcagatgcatggcagatgcagtttaatgtggataaatgtgaggttatccactttggtggtaagaacaggaaggcagattattatctaaatggagtcaagttaggaaaaggggaagcacaacgagatcttggtgttcttgtacatcagtcactgaaagcaagcatgcaagtacagcaggcagtgaagaaagctaatggcatgctggccttcataacaaagggaattgagtataagagcaaagaggtccttctgcatctgtacagggccctggtgagaccacacctggagtactgtgtgcagttttgatctccaaatttgaggaaggactttcttgctattgagggagtgcagcgtaggttcacaaggttaattcccaggatgtcaGGACTGTCAtagtcgaaagattggagcaattgggcttgtatactctggaatttagaaggctgagagtggatcttattgaaacatataagattattaagggattggacacactggaggtaggaagcatgttcccattgatgggtgagtccagaaccagaggccacagtttaagaattaggagtcagccatttagaacggagttgaggaaaaactttttcacccagagagtggtggatatatggaatgctctgccccagaaggctgtggaggccaagtctctggatgctttcaaaaaagaggtggatagagctcttaaagatagcggaatcaaaggttatggggataaggcaggaactggatactgattgtggatgatcagccatgatcacagtgaatggcgatgctggcttgaagggctgaatagcctactcctgcacctattgtctatctagtcaagaggaagaaggaagcatacttaAGTTTTAGGAAGTGAGGATCAGACAGGGTGCTTGAGTGTTAAGCTGGTCAGGATGAAGCTTGAGAATGGACTAATAAGctaaaggggatatgagaaggccttggtgagttgaattaaggaaaatcccaaggtgtTCTACATGTGTTTGAAGAACAGGAGGGTGTCTAGACTGAGGGTAGGTCCAGTCAGGGATAAAAGAAGAAATGTCTGGAATCAGAGGTAGGAGCGAAGCTTAATGAATACTCTTTCTGTGTTCACCATTAAGAGACCTTGATGAAGAGTTGAGAGTAAAACGGGTTGGTATACTGGAACATCTtgaggttaagaaagaggatgtgctgtaaCCTTTGAAAAATATTAGGATAGATATGCCCTGGGGCTGGATAGGGTACATTGCAGGTTACTGcaagaggtgagggaagagattgctgcacatTTGGCAACCATCCTGTGTCCCATTGGCCACAGAagtagtgccagaggactggagggtggcaaatgttattctttGGTTCAAGGAAAATAATAGGAATAGCCTtgggaattacagaccagtgagtgttATGGAGGTGGTGGGCAAGCTATTAGAGAGGGCTGAAAGAGACAGGATTTGAGTATtaggagaagcatagtctgactatggatagtcagcatggctttgtggggGCAGCTCGTTCCTCATGAGCCTGATTAAGTTCTTTGGGGAAATGGCAAAACATACTGAAGGTAGAGCAGGTGATGtgaatatggattttagtgaagtAGTTGGCATGGTTCCCAATTGTTGGCTCATTCAGAAGGTCAGCACGTATGGTATCCATGGAAATTTGACTGCATAGacacagaattggcttgcccatagaaggcaaaagCTGGTGGTAGATGGAACATATTCTGGCTGGAGATCAATGATCAGTGTTGTTTCACAAGGgtctgttctgagacccttattcattgtgatttttataaataacttgaatgtagaagggtgggttagtaagtttgcagatgacatagagGTTGAAGCGGATAG is a window encoding:
- the LOC140187810 gene encoding protein PIMREG-like isoform X2, which gives rise to MQARIMESIATGWRRQQQPLQEEDDSPQADVLRRKPSSSSLNALRMSLRKRLPLKQVDFNVEHTPTWESLELGKKPTAIKALGRTARNTWGNVSQKLQKRRQSRSEFLVVTPSKSETPRTPGSGSKKRTPRRTPRSTEGRLRGTPPSGRRTPGSSKASWRDVGPPGQLGKDGLPLRRSIRSAALKSPYGTPRVISRQRQFDRDLETVSFGIGQLKRLSQVFDEAITKEESDVTLSLIDD